DNA sequence from the Nitrospirota bacterium genome:
CTTTCTTATCTTTCTGACTTCATACATCTTTATCCTCCTTTTTCCGGTTTCTCTCTATGGTATTACCCAAAGGTTTTCCTTTTTGAGGGACACCCTAATGCGCTTTCCTTTATCGAGGGATAACTTCCTTGCCACGAAATTTGGAATTTCTATCTTTAGAAAGGTATCTCCGCTCCCGGTTTTTAAAAACATAATCTGAGTTGAGCCTTTGCCTATGATTGATATAATCTCCCCTTCAATAATATTGTCGTGCACTCTATTGTCAAGGGGTCTGTCAGGCCTGATTATCATGACCTCCTCAGGTCTAATGCAGAATGAAACATCCTGACCTGTCCGCAACTCTGTCCCCTCTGCAATAAAAGCCTTAACCAGTCCTATGTCCTTGTTCCGCATCGTAACCAGATGGCCATCCAACCCCTCTATTGTCCCGTCAAAAATATTCCGTGTACCTATGAACCTTGCAACACTTCTTGTCCGGGGCCTGTAGAATACCTCTTCCCTCGGGCCTGCCTGTTCGATGCGCCCGTTATTTATCACCGCAATCTTCTTACCCAGCATATAGGCCTCCTCAAGGTCGTGCGTCACGAGTATTGTTGTAATGGGATAGAGTGTGTGGATACGCAGGAGATCCGCCCTGAGCTTCTCCCTCACCTGAAAATCGAGCGCTGAGAAAGGCTCGTCCAGGAGCAGCACCCTAGGTTCGATGGCCAGGGTCCTTGCAAGCGCGCACCTTTGTTTCTGTCCTCCCGAAAGTTCATGAGGAAATCTCTTTTCAAGTCCGCTGAGCCTCATTACGTCAATGAGTTCCTCAACCTTTTTTTGAATAAGAGAACGTTCAAGCTGATTTATGCCGTAGGCAATATTCCCATATACAGTCATATGGGGAAAAAGTGCGTAATCCTGAAATAAATAACCGATACGTCTACTACGCACAGGCAGGTCTATATGATTCTCCGAGTCATAGACCCTTTCATCACCTATTTCTACAACCCCCTCATCTGGTA
Encoded proteins:
- a CDS encoding ABC transporter ATP-binding protein, with product MNLKVNLKKSFDGFSLDVNLSVQEDLLVLFGPSGAGKSLILKMVSGIVVPDEGVVEIGDERVYDSENHIDLPVRSRRIGYLFQDYALFPHMTVYGNIAYGINQLERSLIQKKVEELIDVMRLSGLEKRFPHELSGGQKQRCALARTLAIEPRVLLLDEPFSALDFQVREKLRADLLRIHTLYPITTILVTHDLEEAYMLGKKIAVINNGRIEQAGPREEVFYRPRTRSVARFIGTRNIFDGTIEGLDGHLVTMRNKDIGLVKAFIAEGTELRTGQDVSFCIRPEEVMIIRPDRPLDNRVHDNIIEGEIISIIGKGSTQIMFLKTGSGDTFLKIEIPNFVARKLSLDKGKRIRVSLKKENLWVIP